In Apium graveolens cultivar Ventura chromosome 10, ASM990537v1, whole genome shotgun sequence, the following are encoded in one genomic region:
- the LOC141691859 gene encoding uncharacterized protein LOC141691859, translating into MTNNEAEYEALLAGMELARSLEAKHLRAFSNSMLVVNHFYGEYEERDPRTKAYITKVKDASLSFETFELIQIERENNGRADALSRLASAETESLVDFIYITEAKMPSIEKKEYLEIHQGNDWMTPLRNFLEKVILPLDRREAQKIKYRASSYTIINGRMYRRSVSQPLLRCLNTEEQRQALEAVHEGICGEHLAGRSLAFKILRQTSSGQL; encoded by the coding sequence ATGacaaacaatgaagcagagtACGAGGCACTCCTCGCAGGGATGGAGCTGGCCCGAAGCCTTGAGGCGAAGCACCTAAGGGCCTTCAGCAACTCTATGCTGGTGGTAAATCACTTCTATGGAGAATATGAGGAGAGGGACCCCCGGACAAAGGCTTACATCACCAAGGTAAAAGATGCTTCTCTGTCATTTGAAACTTTTGAGCTAATTCAAATTGAAAGGGAAAATAATGGACGGGCAGACGCCCTTTCCAGGCTAGCTTCGGCTGAGACAGAGAGCCTAGTTGATTTTATCTACATCACCGAAGCCAAGATGCCTTCGATTGAGAAGAAAGAATATCTGGAGATTCACCAGGGGAACGATTGGATGACTCCCCTAAGGAACTTTCTGGAGAAAGTTATCCTACCTCTGGACCGAAGGGAGGCGCAAAAGATTAAGTACAGGGCATCGAGCTACACCATCATCAACGGGAGGATGTATCGCCGGTCAGTTAGTCAGCCACTCCTGAGGTGCCTAAACACCGAAGAACAGCGTCAAGCTCTTGAGGCAGTGCACGAAGGAATCTGCGGAGAGCATCTGGCTGGGCGGTCCCTCGCCTTTAAAATCCTTCGCCAGACTTCTTCTGGCCAACTCTGA
- the LOC141691858 gene encoding uncharacterized protein LOC141691858, which translates to MKVPNHKKNPDKYCDYHRDKGHNTDECYHLKKLIERMIKDGELNQFIRDLRDRFGPKENQEEAEAEEPERRDRIRGEVKTIFGGSILDKDSKTAKKRYARQVYNLYQFGQAKPHMPMTFSTEDYEDVIRPHEDPLIINPIIGQNKIWKVMVDTGSSANILFHKIYYKMNLAGEQLEPCNEAPLYTIGGHPIQFEGTITLPVLLGKLPYVAEKSEKFYVVRIESPYNAISGRPFLSTFEAVESIPHLKLKFPTEKGVGEMKGDQKTARITMLEDL; encoded by the coding sequence ATGAAGGTCCCAAACCACAAGAAGAACCCCGACAAATACTGCGACTATCACAGGGATAAGGGGCATAACACTGACGAGTGCTACCACCTCAAAAAACTCATTGAGCGAATGATCAAAGATGGCGAACTTAATCAGTTCATCCGAGATCTGAGAGACAGGTTTGGGCCGAAGGAGAATCAAGAGGAGGCAGAGGCCGAGGAGCCAGAGCGAAGGGATAGGATAAGGGGCGAAGTAAAAACTATATTTGGGGGCAGCATCCTGGATAAGGATAGCAAGACAGCCAAGAAGAGATATGCCCGACAAGTATACAATCTATATCAGTTCGGTCAGGCGAAGCCACATATGCCCATGACCTTCAGCACTGAAGACTATGAAGATGTCATTCGCCCACACGAGGACCCTCTTATTATAAATCCAATCATTGGGCAGAATAAAATATGGAAGGTGATGGTAGATACTGGAAGTTCGGCCAACATACTGTTCCACAAAATATACTATAAGATGAACTTGGCCGGAGAACAGTTAGAACCCTGCAATGAGGCTCCCCTTTACACCATTGGTGGACATCCCATTCAGTTTGAAGGAACAATCACGCTCCCTGTCCTCCTGGGAAAACTGCCATATGTTGCTGAGAAATCGGAGAAATTCTATGTGGTTCGGATCGAGAGCCCGTACAATGCAATATCTGGGAGACCCTTCTTGTCAACCTTTGAAGCGGTGGAGTCTATTCCCCATCTTAAGCTCAAGTTTCCAACTGAGAAAGGGGTAGGGGAAATGAAGGGCGATCAGAAAACTGCCCGAATCACAATGCTGGAAGATCTCTAG